The Candidatus Acidiferrales bacterium DNA segment AGCTTGGTAAAGGCGCCGACCGGACAGACGGAAGCGCACGTGGGTTCATTGCAGTGGCGGCAGAAATTACGGACAAAGCGACCGGAACGCTCCTGCACCACGTTGTAGGTGGTGGCGGAGAGTTCGCGCTCGCCCCGATTTGATCGGGGCTCGCCCGAAGCTGCGCCGTCATCCATCGGCAGGCCGTTTTTCTCTTTGCAAGCGGTTTCGCAAGCGCGGCAGCCGATGCATCGAGTGATGTCCACCAGGAGTGCTTTCTTTGTCTGTGCCATAGCTACACTCGCATCCTTCTCGGATCAGGACAGGAAAAATTCCTTCGTCACTTCGCTCCAGCTCTGGCCGTCCAGGTGAGCCGATACGTCGGACACCGGCAAACCGCCGTCCTGGGCCACCGCCCCGGCCAATTGGGGAACCATGCCCCTCAGCCGCTCTGCCGCCTCTTGCATCCAGCGTACGGCAAGCCGGCCGGTCAGCAGGTTCTTCAGGTTGGTCTCGATCTGCGGTGCCTTGACGGCAAGCAACCAGCCTTTGCCGTAGGGGTCGCGGCGGATGACTTCCGGGTTCTCGACTGCCTCTCGATTGATCGCGATGATCTCGCCCTCGATCGGCGACAACATCTCCGCCGTCTTCCCTCCATGGGTGAGCGTGAGAATTTTCTGCCCTTGCCGAATCCATCGGTTGAGTTGCGGCAAGCGGATGCTTTCCAACTTGCCCAGCAAGCGAACGGCAAAGTCGTCGAGCCCCACCCGGGCCAGATTCCGTCCTTCATCCATGACCCAGGTATGGCCGGGATGGTAGGCCAGTTCGGGCCGTAGGACGTAGCCGCCTACCAGGGATGCATCAAAAGCCGGAATCGCCACCGGCCGGCGCTCGGGCGCAACCACCGCCACCTCGCCGCGATGACGCAGATAATCAATGACAATGAAAATCAAGAACATTGCAAGTACCAGCAGCACTACCATCGTCGTTCTCCTTTCTCCTTCGGGGCGTTTCCCCACTTCGGAGAAAGGCACGACCGCTGCCATATGCTGTAGCGCCGCTGATGTTTTGAAATCAAAAGGGTTACCGAGTTGCCTGAGCACACCTACCAGCTCGAGCGACGTCTTGACCGTTGCAATCCTCAACATGATCCCGACCCATT contains these protein-coding regions:
- a CDS encoding glycine cleavage system protein H, which translates into the protein MLRIATVKTSLELVGVLRQLGNPFDFKTSAALQHMAAVVPFSEVGKRPEGERRTTMVVLLVLAMFLIFIVIDYLRHRGEVAVVAPERRPVAIPAFDASLVGGYVLRPELAYHPGHTWVMDEGRNLARVGLDDFAVRLLGKLESIRLPQLNRWIRQGQKILTLTHGGKTAEMLSPIEGEIIAINREAVENPEVIRRDPYGKGWLLAVKAPQIETNLKNLLTGRLAVRWMQEAAERLRGMVPQLAGAVAQDGGLPVSDVSAHLDGQSWSEVTKEFFLS